The Chitinophagales bacterium genome has a window encoding:
- a CDS encoding cupin domain-containing protein, whose translation MEFPFTISNGYGEHITFLGFEENDMGSNVLALQNEVAPGDGPPMHVHFKQDEKLTVIEGKLAYQMPGGEINYCNEGESVTFNAGTPHKFWNAGDKVMRCKGWISPPNTIIYFLSAIYQSAKENKAHGRPGTFDTAYLLNKYGGEYDFYEIPAFVKKIIFPITLFFGKLAGKHKKFADAPDPV comes from the coding sequence ATGGAATTCCCATTTACTATTTCAAACGGATATGGCGAACATATCACCTTTCTTGGTTTTGAAGAAAACGACATGGGTAGCAACGTACTCGCACTGCAAAACGAAGTAGCACCCGGAGATGGTCCACCAATGCATGTTCATTTTAAGCAAGATGAGAAATTAACTGTAATAGAAGGGAAACTGGCATACCAGATGCCGGGCGGTGAGATCAACTATTGTAATGAAGGGGAAAGTGTGACTTTCAACGCCGGTACTCCACACAAATTCTGGAACGCCGGAGATAAAGTAATGCGTTGCAAAGGTTGGATATCACCACCAAACACAATTATCTATTTCCTGTCAGCTATTTATCAGTCTGCAAAAGAAAATAAGGCGCATGGTCGCCCCGGCACTTTCGACACAGCCTACCTGCTGAACAAATATGGCGGAGAATATGACTTTTATGAGATACCTGCTTTTGTCAAAAAGATCATCTTCCCCATCACATTATTTTTTGGCAAGTTGGCAGGCAAGCACAAAAAATTTGCAGATGCTCCTGACCCTGTTTAA
- a CDS encoding mechanosensitive ion channel family protein, whose protein sequence is MSAFWQYMVWGNSIKDWGIAIGVFAGLCIFIRVFEFLLIRYLKRLAEKTVTQFDDFVIEIIHTCVVPILYFGSAYVAMRSLNFNDTVYAVVHTALMVVFTFYVLRIITSAIKYTVYSYLNKQEDAEVKKKQARGILIIVNVIVWMLGGVFLLDNLGKDVTTIIAGLGVGGIAIALAAQTILGDLFSYFVIFFDRPFEIGDFIVVDDKSGTVEYIGVKTTRIRTLTGDILVISNTNLTNSRLHNFKKLQERRILFKLGVIYQTTHEQLKAIPGYIKEIIDNVEGVRFDRSHFSGYGNFSLDFETVYYVLEPDYPVYMDKQQQIYLAIFKKFEDEGIVFAYPTQTMFLTMDKGDQLNINTKMVSPSADA, encoded by the coding sequence TGTATTTTTATTCGTGTTTTTGAGTTTCTGCTGATACGCTACCTGAAAAGGCTGGCAGAAAAAACCGTGACGCAGTTTGATGATTTTGTGATAGAGATCATTCATACCTGTGTCGTTCCGATACTATATTTTGGTAGTGCGTATGTGGCCATGAGGTCGCTGAACTTCAACGATACGGTGTACGCTGTTGTGCATACGGCATTGATGGTCGTTTTTACGTTTTATGTGTTGCGCATCATCACCTCTGCGATTAAGTATACGGTTTATAGTTATTTGAACAAACAGGAAGATGCTGAGGTCAAGAAGAAGCAGGCACGTGGCATACTTATCATAGTTAATGTGATAGTATGGATGCTGGGAGGTGTGTTCCTGCTGGACAACCTGGGTAAAGATGTCACCACTATCATTGCCGGTCTTGGCGTTGGTGGTATAGCCATAGCATTGGCAGCCCAGACCATACTTGGCGACCTGTTCAGTTACTTCGTTATTTTCTTCGACCGTCCTTTTGAGATAGGTGATTTTATTGTTGTGGATGATAAGTCCGGCACTGTTGAATATATAGGTGTTAAGACTACACGTATACGTACCCTTACAGGCGATATATTGGTTATTTCCAATACTAACCTCACCAACTCACGACTGCACAACTTCAAGAAACTACAGGAACGTCGTATCCTGTTCAAGCTTGGAGTAATATACCAGACCACGCATGAGCAACTGAAAGCAATACCCGGCTATATAAAAGAAATTATAGATAATGTAGAAGGCGTCCGTTTCGACAGGTCGCATTTTTCGGGTTACGGTAACTTCAGCCTTGATTTTGAAACAGTGTACTATGTATTAGAGCCTGATTATCCTGTATATATGGACAAGCAGCAGCAGATATACCTGGCTATCTTCAAGAAGTTTGAGGATGAAGGTATTGTGTTTGCCTATCCTACGCAAACCATGTTCCTTACTATGGATAAAGGCGACCAGCTTAACATTAATACTAAGATGGTGTCTCCATCTGCTGATGCCTGA
- a CDS encoding TetR/AcrR family transcriptional regulator — MSKNKIPTKELIVEKALEMYNAQGIEYVGVRELSRELNMKGGNITYYFPTKNDLVRELISRLSEGNSQLFESEQEPGIYSFLQMNRKIYENQYRYRSLFVSLPLLLKQDPEYAERYQEIQVVRRKNIYNQLRSMFMGGYFQTGKTESLDTILDALAMNNRMWISEATLDGILDDKDTAINTYLFRQAGLLHIIASEKGKKDIVRFLRELDE, encoded by the coding sequence ATGTCAAAAAATAAAATACCTACCAAAGAATTAATAGTAGAAAAAGCCCTGGAGATGTACAACGCGCAGGGTATAGAATATGTGGGTGTACGCGAGTTATCGAGAGAGTTGAATATGAAAGGAGGAAATATTACGTATTATTTCCCGACAAAGAATGATCTGGTCAGAGAGCTAATAAGCCGGTTGTCAGAAGGTAATTCGCAATTGTTTGAGTCTGAACAAGAACCCGGAATTTATAGCTTTTTACAGATGAACAGGAAGATATATGAGAATCAATACCGCTACCGTTCATTATTTGTAAGTCTGCCATTGCTGTTGAAACAAGATCCCGAATATGCTGAACGCTACCAGGAGATACAAGTGGTGCGAAGGAAAAATATATATAACCAGTTGCGTTCAATGTTCATGGGTGGTTATTTTCAAACGGGTAAGACCGAGTCGCTGGATACGATATTGGATGCGCTGGCGATGAACAACCGTATGTGGATATCAGAAGCAACACTGGACGGTATATTAGATGACAAGGATACCGCAATTAATACCTACCTGTTCAGACAAGCGGGGTTGCTCCATATCATTGCGTCGGAGAAAGGAAAGAAAGACATAGTCAGGTTCCTTAGGGAGTTAGATGAATAA